In Natrinema sp. SYSU A 869, the following proteins share a genomic window:
- a CDS encoding helix-turn-helix domain-containing protein, protein MSRTSNRANGDIVRDFLSVADLLEEPQLAQLYAYLAREDEATVQELINELDLAQGTAYSYVNRLVDAGVVEVTHDEQPRRYAAREIDLTVATAGGDRKYTITPALIDAVGRRETNGDIDTYIDRHGVAGLTTALIYAVARERGEVTHRLMAEDLDISPLAAEIILQALRSVVHEHYEIREDVSLDTKERVNE, encoded by the coding sequence ATGTCACGCACGTCAAACCGGGCCAACGGCGACATCGTCCGTGATTTCCTCTCAGTAGCGGATCTGCTGGAGGAGCCCCAACTGGCCCAGCTGTACGCGTACCTCGCTCGCGAGGACGAGGCAACCGTCCAGGAACTGATAAACGAGCTTGACCTTGCCCAGGGCACGGCTTACAGCTACGTCAACCGGCTCGTCGACGCCGGCGTCGTCGAGGTCACCCACGACGAGCAGCCCCGGCGATACGCCGCCCGTGAGATCGACCTGACCGTGGCGACGGCCGGCGGCGACCGCAAGTATACAATCACACCGGCGTTGATCGACGCGGTCGGCCGTCGTGAGACCAACGGCGACATCGACACCTACATCGACCGCCACGGCGTCGCCGGCCTCACAACGGCGCTCATCTACGCTGTCGCCCGCGAACGAGGCGAGGTAACCCACCGGCTGATGGCCGAAGATCTCGATATCTCGCCGCTGGCAGCCGAGATCATCCTCCAGGCGCTCCGATCCGTTGTTCACGAGCACTACGAGATCAGAGAGGACGTAAGTCTCGATACCAAAGAAAGGGTCAACGAATGA